In Opitutaceae bacterium TAV5, one genomic interval encodes:
- a CDS encoding phosphoglucosamine mutase, translated as MKRQYFGTDGVRGPYGGSVINETFAARLGFAAATRARKAGQGDGRVLIGRDTRGSGQRLLHALAAGIAAAGLRPVSLGILPTPAVARAVLTGGASLGVVITASHNPAADNGIKFFSAGGSKLVDEDECEIEALLPDDTSAFLAGMPASGPATLVAGEDGIMDYCAALSRLLPARSLAGWKIVLDTANGATCLTSAAVLRGLGAEVVPLGDRPDGANINAGVGSEHPEAMAAAVRATGARLGVAHDGDGDRCVLCDETGAVLDGDELLTILATHALARGRLAQNTLVITVQSNLGVDRAVQAAGGRILRTPVGDRYVLEQMRRTGANLGGESSGHIVCSDVSPTGDGLVAALSILGVMRETGRPLSGLRRILQKFPQGTRNLRVRERRPLEELPGLAAAIGSIEKRLAGRGRVLVRFSGTEARLRLLVEAPDEAETLRGLEELEAAARQELAVL; from the coding sequence ATGAAGCGCCAGTATTTTGGCACCGACGGAGTCCGCGGGCCCTACGGCGGCTCCGTCATCAACGAAACATTCGCCGCCCGCCTGGGCTTCGCCGCCGCCACGCGGGCACGGAAAGCGGGGCAGGGGGACGGCCGCGTTCTCATCGGCCGCGACACCCGCGGCTCCGGCCAGCGTCTGCTCCATGCGCTGGCGGCGGGGATCGCCGCCGCCGGGCTGCGACCCGTGTCGCTCGGCATCCTGCCCACGCCGGCCGTGGCCCGCGCCGTCCTGACCGGCGGCGCCTCGCTCGGCGTCGTCATCACCGCCTCGCACAACCCGGCGGCCGACAACGGCATCAAGTTTTTTTCCGCCGGCGGCTCCAAGCTCGTTGACGAGGACGAGTGCGAGATCGAGGCGCTGCTGCCCGACGATACCTCCGCATTCCTCGCGGGCATGCCCGCCTCCGGCCCCGCCACGCTCGTCGCCGGGGAGGACGGGATCATGGACTATTGCGCCGCGCTCTCGCGCCTGCTGCCCGCCCGCTCGCTTGCCGGCTGGAAAATCGTGCTCGATACGGCCAACGGCGCCACTTGCCTGACCAGCGCCGCCGTCCTGCGCGGGCTCGGCGCGGAAGTGGTCCCGCTCGGCGACCGGCCCGACGGCGCCAACATCAATGCCGGCGTCGGCAGCGAACATCCCGAAGCGATGGCCGCCGCCGTGCGCGCCACCGGCGCCCGGCTCGGCGTGGCCCACGATGGCGACGGCGACCGCTGTGTGCTGTGCGACGAAACCGGCGCGGTGCTCGATGGCGACGAACTGCTCACCATCCTCGCCACCCACGCGCTCGCCCGGGGCCGGCTCGCGCAAAACACCCTCGTCATCACGGTCCAGAGCAATCTCGGCGTGGACCGGGCCGTGCAGGCTGCCGGCGGCCGCATCCTGCGCACACCGGTCGGCGATCGTTACGTGCTCGAGCAGATGCGCCGCACCGGCGCCAACCTCGGCGGTGAATCCAGCGGCCACATCGTCTGCTCCGATGTCTCTCCCACCGGCGACGGCCTGGTCGCCGCCCTCAGCATCCTCGGCGTGATGCGCGAGACGGGCCGCCCGCTTTCCGGACTGCGCCGGATCCTGCAAAAATTCCCCCAAGGCACCCGCAATCTTCGCGTTCGCGAGCGTCGCCCGCTGGAAGAGTTGCCCGGCCTCGCCGCTGCGATCGGCTCCATCGAAAAACGCCTCGCCGGCCGCGGCCGCGTGCTGGTGCGTTTTTCCGGCACCGAAGCCAGATTGCGCCTGCTCGTCGAAGCTCCCGACGAAGCGGAAACCCTGCGTGGCCTCGAGGAACTCGAAGCCGCCGCCCGCCAGGAGCTGGCGGTGCTGTGA
- a CDS encoding anthranilate phosphoribosyltransferase → MTLLADFTERLAAQHSLTDKEVDAAATALTGSGTADEEKAAFLSALAEKGETAGEVAAFARAFRERAINPGVEKWADRAIDVVGTGGDHAGAFNISSMVVFTLACAGVPVMKHGNRGITSKCGSADLLTGLGVDIEAPPEKLRDSLEQLGFAFFYAPAYHPAFRHIAPARKLLAARGRRSIFNILGPLINPGRPAHILLGVFSQKWVPLLAEVHTLLGTRAGLSAHSILEPAADGAARGIDELTTTGPNRVRGIGRLADVDGIWRATDHGLRESPLADLLGGDLEHNLAIVEALLAGRAPAGLAETIVFNAATALWITGKVDAVADGAGLARELLLGGAVKARIAATREFYHT, encoded by the coding sequence ATGACTCTGCTTGCGGATTTCACCGAACGTCTCGCCGCACAACACTCCCTCACCGACAAGGAAGTGGACGCCGCTGCCACCGCCCTCACCGGCTCCGGGACCGCTGACGAGGAAAAGGCCGCGTTTCTCTCGGCGCTCGCCGAAAAAGGGGAAACCGCCGGCGAGGTCGCCGCCTTCGCCCGCGCCTTTCGCGAGCGCGCCATCAATCCCGGCGTCGAAAAATGGGCGGATCGGGCCATCGACGTGGTCGGCACCGGCGGTGATCACGCCGGAGCGTTCAATATTTCCAGCATGGTCGTCTTCACGCTCGCCTGCGCGGGCGTGCCGGTGATGAAGCACGGCAACCGCGGCATCACCTCCAAATGCGGGAGCGCCGATCTGCTCACCGGCCTCGGCGTCGACATCGAGGCTCCGCCCGAAAAGCTCCGCGATTCGCTCGAGCAGCTCGGCTTCGCGTTTTTCTACGCTCCCGCCTATCACCCGGCCTTCCGCCACATCGCCCCGGCGCGCAAGCTCCTCGCGGCCCGGGGCCGGCGCTCGATCTTCAACATCCTCGGTCCGCTGATCAATCCGGGCCGCCCCGCGCACATCCTGCTCGGCGTATTTTCCCAAAAATGGGTGCCGCTCCTGGCGGAAGTCCACACGCTGCTCGGCACGCGCGCCGGCCTCTCCGCCCACTCGATTCTCGAGCCCGCCGCCGACGGCGCCGCGCGCGGTATCGACGAACTCACGACCACCGGCCCCAACCGCGTGCGCGGCATCGGCCGGCTCGCCGACGTGGACGGCATCTGGCGCGCCACCGACCACGGCCTGCGCGAATCGCCGCTCGCCGATCTGCTCGGCGGCGATCTCGAGCACAACCTCGCGATCGTCGAGGCGCTCCTCGCCGGCCGGGCTCCGGCCGGCCTGGCCGAGACGATCGTGTTCAACGCGGCAACGGCGCTCTGGATCACCGGCAAGGTGGATGCGGTGGCCGATGGCGCGGGACTCGCCCGGGAGCTTCTCCTCGGCGGCGCGGTGAAGGCCCGCATTGCGGCGACGCGCGAATTTTACCATACATGA
- a CDS encoding RNA polymerase sigma factor RpoD: MSRKAKSAATDTHSDAVEAAIEQTQDGSDLPVGGINEKIRNLIRLSKEQGYLTFDDINEALPESVENQEEIDNVLSILQNLEIEILEPDQVEDYKQRQEEQEEEESRTTNNDILDDPVRMYLKQMGQVPLLTREQEVEISKRIETAELKAQTELFEASIIGRYIGTLGQKLLDREERFDRVVIDKKIESRDAYFKALPKLVETTQKNEKSVTDSWEEFQKTRNDADRKKVLSKHKKRETVLRSNFSKFFFKLKVYEEWLETVRPVLSEIEQLQAQLARAKTPKTKKDAAIDTKAINVRLQQIEAEHRIEPGEFLEVVRKTNVHIREAHQAKTEMVEANLRLVISIAKKYTNRGLSFLDLIQEGNMGLMKAVEKFEYRRGYKFSTYATWWIRQAITRSIADQARTIRIPVHMIETLNKVMQVQKQLLQEFGHEPTPEEVADEMNLPVERVQQIMKMAQQPISLQSPVGDGDDTSFGDFIEDKSAENPYDMTAYSLLREKIIDVLDSLTERERKVLSLRFGLVDGYSRTLEEVGKQFKVTRERIRQIEAKALRKMRHPTRIRQLHGFFDAEQVDNAQNFIKQIQSNKPIIPPPPPGK; the protein is encoded by the coding sequence ATGTCGCGCAAAGCCAAGTCCGCCGCCACAGACACACACTCCGATGCCGTAGAGGCTGCCATCGAGCAGACGCAGGATGGTTCCGACCTGCCTGTCGGCGGCATTAACGAAAAGATCCGCAATCTCATCCGTCTTTCCAAGGAGCAGGGTTACCTGACCTTCGACGACATCAACGAGGCCCTGCCCGAATCCGTAGAAAACCAGGAGGAAATCGACAACGTCCTCTCCATCCTGCAAAACCTCGAAATCGAGATCCTCGAACCCGACCAGGTCGAGGACTACAAGCAGCGCCAGGAAGAGCAGGAGGAGGAGGAGTCGCGCACCACCAACAACGACATCCTCGACGACCCCGTCCGGATGTACCTCAAGCAGATGGGCCAGGTGCCGCTGCTCACGCGCGAGCAGGAAGTGGAAATTTCCAAGCGCATCGAGACGGCCGAGCTCAAGGCGCAGACGGAACTCTTCGAAGCCTCGATCATCGGCCGCTACATCGGCACGCTCGGCCAGAAACTGCTCGACCGCGAGGAACGTTTCGACCGCGTCGTCATCGACAAGAAAATCGAAAGCCGCGACGCCTATTTCAAGGCGCTGCCCAAGCTCGTCGAGACCACGCAGAAAAACGAAAAATCCGTCACCGACTCGTGGGAGGAATTCCAGAAGACCCGCAACGACGCCGACCGGAAAAAAGTCCTCTCCAAGCACAAGAAGCGCGAGACGGTCCTGCGTTCCAATTTTTCGAAATTCTTTTTCAAGCTGAAGGTTTACGAGGAGTGGCTGGAAACGGTCCGCCCCGTCCTCAGCGAGATCGAGCAGCTCCAGGCCCAGCTCGCCCGCGCCAAAACGCCGAAGACGAAGAAGGACGCGGCGATCGACACCAAGGCGATCAACGTCCGTCTCCAGCAGATCGAGGCCGAGCACCGGATCGAGCCTGGCGAATTTCTCGAAGTCGTCCGCAAGACCAACGTCCACATCCGCGAGGCCCACCAGGCCAAGACCGAGATGGTCGAGGCCAACCTGCGCCTCGTGATCTCCATCGCGAAAAAATACACCAATCGCGGCCTCTCGTTCCTCGACCTCATCCAGGAAGGCAACATGGGCCTGATGAAGGCGGTGGAAAAATTCGAATACCGCCGCGGCTACAAGTTCTCGACCTACGCCACGTGGTGGATTCGCCAGGCCATCACCCGTTCCATCGCCGACCAGGCCCGCACCATCCGCATCCCGGTCCACATGATCGAGACGCTCAACAAGGTGATGCAGGTCCAGAAACAGCTCCTCCAGGAATTCGGCCACGAGCCCACGCCCGAGGAAGTCGCCGACGAGATGAACCTGCCTGTCGAGCGCGTGCAGCAGATCATGAAGATGGCGCAGCAGCCCATCTCGCTGCAAAGCCCCGTCGGCGACGGCGACGACACCAGCTTCGGCGATTTCATCGAGGACAAGTCCGCGGAAAACCCGTACGACATGACGGCCTACTCGCTGCTCCGCGAAAAGATCATCGACGTGCTCGACTCGCTCACCGAGCGCGAGCGCAAGGTGCTCTCGCTGCGTTTCGGCCTGGTGGACGGCTACAGCCGCACGCTCGAGGAAGTCGGCAAGCAGTTCAAGGTGACGCGCGAGCGCATCCGCCAGATCGAGGCGAAGGCGTTGAGAAAGATGCGCCACCCGACGCGCATCCGCCAGCTCCACGGCTTCTTCGACGCCGAGCAGGTGGACAACGCGCAAAACTTCATCAAGCAGATCCAGTCCAACAAGCCCATCATCCCGCCACCCCCGCCCGGCAAGTGA
- a CDS encoding DNA primase — MPVIKPTCLRDLKLRINIVDVVGRVVTLRKAGSQFKGLSPFTQEKTPSFYVSPDKGFYKCFSTGKAGDIITFVRETEQLTFTEAVETLGKRFGVPIEYEEGSGGPSREERSLRQELFDLHDLAAEHLHQVFREKGPAGDYMREYWTERRRFSMELADEFRIGATDAQGSGLAAAVLKKGFSEDAIRQSSLFYVRDGALPTLGTMRPRFRGRLMIPIRDHQGRVVAFTARQTDLTPKDDPSHEAKYVNSSETPIFTKGHLLFNLDRARQHAKDGHPFVMVEGQLDALRSWSVGIKTAIAPQGTAITEQQLHLLRRYHSQVECFFDGDKAGRAAALRFLPMALKAGLEVRFLAAAGDAKIDPDVLFLERGLAAYEDLRGSALGPMAFACRAILPDAVHASAEQKARAAQEVRGIVNHAESHVVRAAFLKEAAVFLRVDEAALLHDAAAHTGERFRPVAAATAASRAGEGGVSGSSGGGSGAAIAAAPSFGGMQAFGHNPEHHLLWLCLHFEQFGPSISISLPHEWIDSTHTAGILLNRFLAEFEHGEWPGRDHLEGLLETDEERAMVASLLFDSMEVDDPSKVAIEAIQKLRARSIEPRLRQIDVALAAGGGGEGAADPIALIRERTDLQRQLRAPIILVGHQ, encoded by the coding sequence ATGCCAGTCATCAAGCCCACCTGTCTTCGCGACCTGAAGCTCCGGATCAACATCGTCGATGTGGTCGGGCGCGTCGTCACGCTGCGCAAGGCCGGTTCGCAGTTCAAGGGGCTCAGCCCGTTCACCCAGGAAAAGACGCCCTCGTTCTACGTCTCGCCGGACAAGGGGTTTTACAAGTGTTTCTCCACGGGCAAGGCGGGCGACATCATCACCTTCGTCCGCGAGACGGAGCAGCTCACCTTCACCGAAGCCGTCGAGACGCTCGGCAAGCGTTTCGGCGTGCCCATCGAATACGAGGAAGGCAGCGGCGGCCCGTCGCGCGAGGAACGTTCGCTGCGCCAGGAATTGTTCGATCTGCACGATCTCGCCGCCGAGCACCTCCACCAGGTCTTTCGGGAAAAAGGCCCCGCCGGCGACTACATGCGCGAGTACTGGACGGAGCGCCGCCGCTTCTCGATGGAGCTGGCCGACGAATTTCGCATCGGCGCGACCGACGCCCAGGGCAGCGGCCTCGCGGCGGCGGTGCTCAAAAAAGGGTTTTCGGAAGACGCCATCCGCCAGAGCAGCCTGTTCTACGTGCGCGACGGCGCGCTGCCCACGCTCGGCACGATGCGTCCGCGTTTTCGCGGACGGCTCATGATTCCGATCCGCGATCACCAGGGGCGCGTGGTCGCGTTCACCGCCCGCCAGACCGACCTCACGCCGAAGGACGATCCGTCACACGAAGCCAAATACGTCAACTCCAGCGAGACGCCGATCTTCACCAAGGGCCACCTGCTCTTCAACCTCGACCGCGCCCGCCAGCACGCGAAGGACGGACATCCGTTTGTCATGGTCGAGGGCCAGCTCGACGCGCTCCGCTCGTGGTCCGTCGGCATCAAGACCGCCATCGCGCCGCAAGGCACGGCCATCACCGAACAGCAACTGCATCTCCTGCGCCGCTACCATTCGCAGGTGGAGTGTTTTTTCGATGGCGACAAGGCCGGTCGCGCCGCCGCGCTGCGTTTTTTGCCGATGGCGCTCAAGGCCGGACTCGAAGTCCGTTTCCTCGCCGCTGCCGGCGATGCGAAGATCGACCCCGACGTGCTGTTTCTCGAACGCGGCCTCGCCGCTTACGAGGACCTGCGCGGCAGCGCGCTCGGCCCGATGGCGTTCGCCTGCCGGGCGATCTTGCCGGATGCGGTCCATGCCTCCGCCGAACAAAAAGCCCGCGCCGCCCAGGAGGTCCGCGGCATCGTCAATCACGCCGAGTCGCACGTGGTGCGCGCCGCTTTCCTCAAGGAGGCCGCCGTGTTCCTGCGGGTGGACGAGGCGGCGCTCCTGCACGATGCGGCGGCGCACACCGGCGAACGTTTCCGCCCCGTCGCGGCCGCGACTGCCGCCAGCCGGGCAGGGGAGGGCGGCGTCTCCGGTTCTTCCGGCGGCGGGTCCGGCGCGGCGATCGCGGCGGCTCCGTCGTTCGGCGGCATGCAGGCTTTCGGCCACAATCCCGAGCATCATCTGCTCTGGCTTTGCCTGCATTTCGAACAATTCGGGCCCTCGATCAGCATCAGTCTGCCGCACGAATGGATCGATTCCACTCACACGGCGGGCATTCTGCTCAACCGGTTCCTGGCCGAATTCGAGCACGGCGAATGGCCCGGACGCGACCACCTCGAAGGTCTCCTCGAAACCGACGAGGAACGCGCGATGGTGGCCTCGCTTCTTTTTGATAGCATGGAAGTCGATGATCCATCGAAAGTTGCTATTGAGGCGATCCAGAAATTGCGCGCCCGCTCCATCGAGCCGCGTCTGCGCCAGATCGACGTTGCGCTGGCTGCCGGGGGGGGCGGGGAGGGGGCCGCCGACCCCATCGCGCTCATCCGGGAACGGACCGACCTCCAGCGCCAGTTGCGGGCCCCGATCATACTTGTCGGACATCAGTGA
- a CDS encoding glycogen synthase, whose product MKIVHVASELFPYVKTGGLADAVGALTSALADRGHEVAVFLPGYRAIIEHPDAAGAEHLTKLRIEMGDEFMSGDLWCIRPRHNLTVYLVCREEFFDRRGPYGNGTRDYEDNDQRFFFFCKGVVETLRLLEYQADIVHCHDWQTGILPLLLRHAEERYHVTLALRTVFTIHNIAFQGVFPMKSFSRTNLPPELQGIDGIEFYGQISLMKAGILFSDRVTTVSPRYAQEIQTPEFGAGLDGVIKTRADDLVGIVNGIDTSIWNPAADSSLPANYTAADLSGKALCRRELLVRHGMDPDYAGPVIGMVCRLTPQKGVDLVLDNHLFFQRADCRLIVLGTGDKQLEKGLRELVTLAPRKVALSTVHDEGMSHLIEAGADFFLMPSRFEPCGLNQMYSQAYGTLPIVSGVGGLVNTVSDVDGHPREGTGIVVPPTANGLHHGLERALRLFADGPRYRKAQQRAMARDFSWEKPVAEYERIYEEMC is encoded by the coding sequence ATGAAGATCGTCCACGTTGCCAGCGAGCTGTTTCCCTACGTCAAAACCGGAGGACTGGCGGATGCTGTCGGGGCGCTGACCTCGGCTCTGGCCGACCGCGGGCATGAGGTGGCCGTCTTCCTGCCCGGCTACCGCGCCATCATCGAGCACCCGGATGCCGCCGGGGCCGAACATCTCACCAAGCTCCGTATCGAGATGGGCGACGAGTTCATGTCCGGCGACCTGTGGTGCATCCGCCCCCGGCACAACCTCACCGTCTACCTGGTGTGCCGCGAGGAATTTTTCGACCGCCGTGGGCCCTACGGCAACGGCACGCGCGACTACGAGGACAACGACCAGCGGTTTTTCTTTTTCTGCAAGGGCGTCGTCGAGACGCTCCGCCTGCTCGAATACCAGGCCGACATCGTGCATTGCCACGACTGGCAGACGGGCATCCTGCCGCTCCTGCTCCGCCATGCCGAGGAGCGTTACCATGTGACGCTCGCGCTGCGCACCGTGTTCACCATCCACAACATCGCCTTCCAGGGCGTGTTTCCGATGAAGAGCTTCAGCCGCACCAACCTGCCGCCGGAGTTGCAGGGGATCGACGGCATCGAGTTCTACGGGCAGATCAGCCTGATGAAGGCGGGCATCCTGTTTTCCGACCGCGTGACAACGGTGAGTCCGCGTTACGCGCAGGAAATCCAGACGCCGGAATTCGGCGCGGGGCTCGACGGTGTCATCAAGACGCGGGCCGACGATCTCGTCGGCATCGTCAACGGCATCGACACCTCGATCTGGAACCCGGCGGCCGATTCGTCATTGCCGGCCAACTACACGGCCGCCGACCTGTCGGGCAAGGCGCTCTGCCGCCGCGAACTGCTCGTGCGCCACGGCATGGACCCCGATTATGCCGGGCCGGTCATCGGCATGGTGTGCCGGCTGACGCCGCAAAAGGGCGTCGACCTGGTGCTCGACAATCACCTGTTTTTCCAGCGCGCCGACTGCCGGCTGATCGTGCTCGGCACGGGTGACAAACAACTCGAAAAAGGCCTGCGCGAACTCGTCACGCTGGCCCCGCGCAAGGTGGCGCTCAGCACCGTGCACGACGAAGGGATGAGCCACCTGATCGAGGCGGGCGCGGATTTTTTCCTGATGCCGTCGCGCTTCGAACCGTGCGGGCTCAACCAGATGTACTCGCAGGCCTACGGCACCCTGCCGATCGTCTCCGGCGTGGGCGGACTGGTGAACACCGTGAGCGACGTGGACGGCCATCCGCGCGAAGGCACGGGCATCGTGGTCCCGCCGACCGCCAACGGCCTGCACCACGGCCTCGAACGCGCGCTCAGGCTGTTTGCCGACGGGCCGCGCTACCGGAAAGCGCAGCAACGCGCGATGGCCCGCGATTTTTCCTGGGAAAAACCGGTGGCCGAGTACGAGCGCATCTACGAGGAGATGTGCTGA